The Diorhabda sublineata isolate icDioSubl1.1 chromosome 9, icDioSubl1.1, whole genome shotgun sequence nucleotide sequence atcaCAATCCATCTACACCGAACGACGAATAAgttgtataaatattaaatgtCCTTTTGGATAACATTTGAAAGTTAGTTCTGATTGACCTatcactgaaatatttttatttgtctgcAGTCAAATGATTTGACACTAAATATTACTGACATTGGTGTTGATAGACCAATTGGCGCAGCTTTGTAGCACCCCTATTGCCTATTCCTGTAGCCTTCCCTTCCTAAAGTATTTATTCTGCTTTTAATGTCCTCCTATATTgcaaaattttcgattttataattcagtggaattaaaaatatctcttTTCACGTTgactttaaaaatactatacaaTAAAAGCTCTCTTAACCGAAGCGAcgtcgaaaaaataaaataaaaacacaataaatcaGTCATTGAGACAAAACGCCATAGAAGGGAGTGAAACTGGAAGGGAATCAACAACCATATACCTCTGATATAAATAGATGGGTCAAGATATTGTCAAATGAAGATAGCCACAACGAATCAGATGACGAAGTTGAGACAGATAGTAGCGATGACAGAGTTGATGAGATCTTCAATCCCATGAAGGTAAATTTTTATGCAAACTATGATTAAGGCTTCATATAAGTATTAAATCACATTCACTTTAGATTCCTTATACTGTTATGTTTAGGTTGCTTTTCATGTTGGGGAAAGATTGGAAAAGATCATTATTGATGTAACAGTTAGGGAGATATTGCTACCAGAAAACGATACCAAAAGAAataaagattttataaaaacaacgTTGCTAGTTGcatatatgtaaaaatatagttaaaataatCCTTTTTAATTTATGTTGCCTGAAACCACCCTCAACTCCCATTTCAGTTAAGAAAGATTTTACTGTACTTATGTTTGAAGTTTTAGGATGAATTTAGAATATCAGTTCTAAATAAACTCAACAGCAAAAAAATCGGacacttcatatttttcaaactaaaagctaatgtatttgtttttgtggGTAATCTGATTATAATAGAGAATGTAGAGTCAGAGTCCATCGAACTAATCCCTAAGGGATTAGTAGACCATTATATAAAACTCAGATTTCAATATCTAATAGCTTCTAAGGTTCGGGATAGACTTGAAGTGGCTCACACACATTACGGTGGAGATTGACAGGACTCCAACTCCTGGAAAGGCATTAAAGAGAAAGGTGATTGTTTGTTAACCAGTCTCGATTTGGTCTATACGATAGGGATTATTAGGGGAACAATTTATAACCTTTTGAAAGGAGATCAGTTATAGTTTGGAGTGGAATTAATTTCCACGTCCCACTGATTTTTACTGATAATAAGGCTATGACTGTTGCTAGAGGTTGTGATCCCATTTGCTCCATTTATTGGTGATGAATTAATTTTGATGGAggataatgctcgtccacataTCGCCAGATTCGTTACGCAATACTtggaaaaattggttatattcTAGACTGGCCTGCACAATCTTCCGATATGATGTCCATAGAGAATTTGTGGATTACgtccaaaatttaatttcttccaTATCTCAAGGTTCtaataaaatgtgtttttctctctctctttattctgtatttttatattcataatcaattaaaattattgatttgtgacagattttgtgccaacaatttataaattaaccaacagattaatattttgaatacaacTATCTGTTTTTTTTGCTGTTGAGtgtatatgaaattaaaatagttCAAATTAAACAAGTCATTGAGCAATTAAATCACAATAGattcttcttatttttaattctacATCTAATTTACTATCTATCAGGTAACATTTaataagatttttgttttctgtaaaatttGACACATCTAATAGTAAATAACTTACTTAAACTTTGGTATAACACAGACATATGATTATGAAACGGATACTTTCcacaaatatatcaattttaaataattgactACGtggaaaaattcatatataGCAATAAATGTAGTCCATGTGAACAGTTTTGAATTAATATCATACATAATGATATACATTTCCATTATATCACTCTTAGTATTGATAAAAATCGGTTCTGGAATATTCTCATTGGTTTAATGAAGAGATCTACGgtaccattcaaaattttgttatatttaaacagaCTTCATTAGCAGACCATATCGTCACCAGTGTACAAATTATTAAGGCTTTACAATTTCATGAAGCACTTAAAGACCGTAGTAAGATGAAGCTTTTGCTTATTGTAAAAGATGACATTGTCCacattttaatagaaattcCAAGTGAAATTATTCTGCTGAAAGGTACTACGAAAGTCCATCAATTAGTTGCTCAGCAACCTAGAGTGCTAAGTTATCGAACGTTGAGTAGTTTTTGCCACAAATTGCCCATTGCCTGAACCAGAACCACTGGTTTAATCTGGTATAAGGAAGAAATCTACGGTACCATTTAAAATCTTGGAATATTTACACAGACTTCATTTAGAACggaattcattcaaatttttctactttccaaaaaatgttttaacgaATCTCTCAACACCTATTGTGTACAGAGTCTTGAACTAAATCACCTAAAAATCCTAAATTAACTAATATAGacgataaattgaaaatattttcaaataacaaataatctCTAAAGTAATTCttaaattatagatattttgaGAGCCATACTGATCTAACTGAAAGATACTTCGACTACATGAATTTAATTTGGAcggaaataatttcaatttgattgACACCGGCTGATATAAAAAGTAAAGGTTTGctagtagaaatatttttgaggtaAAATGCTGAAAATCATAAATagtgatgaaaaaataaattggtaaGATAAAATGACTTTCATATGTGTGAGAAAATATGGTTAGAGAAAGTATATGCACGTCAGCTAcaaaacataagaaaaataaacaaatagaacAATAATCTAGATAAATAAAGTAGAGagaaaagaaatatatactataaaaaaagtgaagatgaaatatgaaatcaaatattaaaaatccaaattaaaggcaataaaaataacagtaaGGATCTTTAAAAAGGTAAAAAAGGGTAAAAGcctatagaaatagaaattaatcATTCTAcaattgttttataaacattataaatatctgagactcaaaataaaaaataatttatattaaaatatcatgTTATAGTGTACAATAGTTTGGGTCAAAAAAGTCATCTATTTGTTTTTGAAgtatatcgaaaatatttcggatgacaaaaaaaatgttagacAAAATTCAATAGATTCTAGAAGGGAagttaattttctacaaaaaacttttcttaaGATTTTTAGTTAAATTCACTTCTTTGAAAGTTATTCAAAGTTGAAgtcaaaatgaatttcttgtttttttcattgtagATGCAATTTTTTTGAGCCCACTGAAAAATTTGACCtttttataggtaataatttttatttatagaaaagttaatttcttcagaaaattgcattttcaatCAATCACTTTTGTTGATGGAATAAACGAAGAATGAAGTTTTCAATGggatcaaaaaaattaaatctacagcaaaaaaaaactagaatttcATTCTGACTTCAACTCTGAATAACTTTCAAAGGAGTGactttaactaaaaatatcaagagaaatttttaggaaattaAATTCTCTTCAAGAATCTTCATTGAATTAATACGGATActaatttttaagtaattacAATATTCCaaagttaaaaaatcaaattctgtAATCATACCAATTTTTAAGTCGTGGTTATGAGAAAACAGTTCAtctgacaaaaaaattcaatcattctTTTTTTGTAGACCATTAAATCATCTTGAAAAAATGCCACCCAGTGAATTTCATTTACCTCGATGgatctaacattttttttctcatcagaaatattttcgatataccttaaaaaaattgtcaattgtCTAGTCTGAAAAATTAAGCGATGAAGTTGATCATACATAAATGTCACTATAATACTCTATCCAAAATATCCTTCTCAATGGTTTTCGAATTCCATTACCATATAAATGTTTAAACATAGATATTAGCTCTCTATATATAAAAGTTTCAAACATggctttttaaaatattaataattccaTACAAATATAAACGTTGAGCTTAGAAGCGAAGTGTCTAAATGACATTTAGAATAATACTTAAAAAAGTTTGATTATTAAGTGTGCGTGTCAATAAATAAACTTGGTTTACTTCCATGAAATAACCAGAGGTGCTTGTAGAGAGATgtccaatttttcaatgttcaaatactgaaaaaaaattaattaaacatattagtatattaacgaaacatttattaataattatgaaagTATCGATATAGGTACTATTAATAGTAACGTTCCTTTTGCATGAAATCTCAAATAATTTGAACTCATTCAAGTGTAGCTCTTTCAATTCTACATTCTATTTAACTTTACTTAAATCAGATGAATTGGGATGAAGATTtgcgaatttatttttatttaatttttgtattgacaagTGAATTTTGGATTACAATACAATGAACTGAATGAAGGTCTAGGTTTGTCATTCCATTCGACCCTCATATAAAAGTAAGAACAGGTGAGATGATATTATCAGctcaatttggaaaaaaaaacaggtaATTTACAAAAGGAAAGCTATGAATGTTactaatttttatgaatatggTATATGATTATCACTAATCAAAATCAAAGATTGGAGTATGTAGCAGCAGAGAGCTACTAACTAAAGCTAAGTGAAAAGTATACCGAGAAAGTTATTCATGTGTACGCAATAAAATCCGTAGAAATAGTAAGGAAatacgaaatttcaaattttcaaggtaaaattattaaaatatatgaatcaaatgattttttatattttcagtcCTTTATATATATTGTACATAAAAGTTCTTGTCTAGAGAGATATCAAAGATAAAGAGTAACACTGAGTGGAGTGACTCCCTGTATATATTCAATTCAGGGAgtgttactaaatttttttatattagttttaataGAAACATAAACTGTGATGGATTTATGCCTATGCCCATGAGGCCCAGGGTGAACTGTACACCAGAAGCAATTTACCCCCAACGAGGGAAGCATAATTTAATGGAAGTGGAGGACGAAGAGATGTTATCTGATGGAATCATGTTAGAACAGGGATGTTTTTACCTTAAATTTGGAGTTATAGTCGAAATTCTTGTGCATAAATCCATTAACTGATACTTCCTTAATGATATCATCGATACCCAAAACAGCAACTCTGTCTAAATTCGGTGGTATATCAGATCCTATAAAAGTAGCGTATGATCTTAATGTGTTTTCTTCCAGCTCGAAAGTAATTGAGGAatattgtttttcttcaaacgaATCTAAAATAGACAAATATCACAATACAACTTAAGTCACTTGTCAAAATTGTAAATAGTACCGAAATATTACAACCTCACAATAGTTACGTATCATGTGAAATGATCTAAACTGGACATGGAATagatatcaaaattataaatataattcaaatatacaaaggtgttaaaagaagaattatatttttaacacaCTTTAAAAACTCTTAAATCAAACTACACCTTTtgttaaaatagaatttttaaagGAAATAATCGAATTTTGTCTGttcatgaataaataaaaaatattataaaagtaataacacaaatggaattgaaaaaattggtgaaTGTATGcaaagaatataattaaaattcatcAACACGAAGCCAAGATAATAATTTAACTATATAATTcagtgtaatttttttctcattttccttAACCTcgcttatttttcaaatatcagaTGAGGATTCAGATTCCTGTTCAACTAATTTCTTTAATTGCCATATTCCTCAATGgctctaattttttttacttggtTTATCTATTTCTATCTTGGTCTCCCCCTtatcttttctttttatatatcttaTAATATGTCAATACCAATTCAgctgtttctttttttatttttctattattgatttttattaaaatgtggCGCAGcgataaatttttcgaaaatatatgtTGTTATTTTCACCTTGTCATCGTCCCAGTTATTAATTGGTAAAGACAACAATTCTGTTATTAAAGTAGAATAAAGTTGacataatattattctatatgCAATGCATATAACTAggtcattaaattattttatcaaaatacaaaaaatcaatgtCCATTGACAACAGATTGCCTAGACATTAACTATAACTCACTATTGGTAGATTTAAAATGCAAAATATACAGCATTTGATCTTATTTCAAGCACGTCACGTGTGTAATGTTTTGAGTATCGTTTGTATTGATTAAGAACGTCCCCGCTGCTTCCTGCTCTAAAAGTTAAACATTCGTGACTTATAGGAGATTTGAGCTGCATAATGTGCAGCGTTTGTTTTTAATTCGATGATGTTGCAAGTGTTGTGCACCAAGTTTCATTTTGAGTCGATTTAAGCGAGACATACAAGTTCTGTATTGACCAAGAACGCCCCCACTGACCTCTGTTTCCCTCCAAGTTAATGAACGTCACTTATAGGAGATTTGAGCTGCAAAATGTCCAGTGTTTATTCTTATTTCAAGTATGTCGCGTGTGTTAGGTTTTAAATATCATTTGATATCAATTTAACCGAGACAGATGTTTTGTATTGACTAATAATGCACTCACTAATCCCTATCTTCCTCAAAGTCGATTAAAGATCCCTTGGAGAAAATTTGAGCTACAAAATGTTCAGTCTCTGTTTTTATTTCAACCTTTTTGGGTGCATTGCCTTTTAAATTTCATTAGATGTCGATTTAACAGACACGAAAGTTTTGAATTGACTAATAATGCCATCATTAACCTCTATCTTcttaaaagttgattaaaacaCACTAGGAAAAGATTTGAGCTGCAAAATGTTCAGTCTCTGTTATTCTATCAAGCATTTCGGTTACGTTCGCTTTCAGATTTCATTAGATATCGATTTAACCGAGACAGAAGTTTTGAATTGACTAATAATGCCCTCACTAGCCCCTATCTTCCTCAAAGTTGGTTAAAACTCACTTGAAGAAGATATGAGCTGCAAAATGTTAAGTCTCTGTTTTAATTTCAAGTGCGTTGGCTTTTAAATTCCATTAGATATTAATTTAACAAAGACTAATGTCCTCACTGACCtcaaacaaagttttttttctctCATCCCACACATTTTCCCAAAATTCTGTTCTCAGGTATTTTACTTCCATTGTGTTCAATTTTATCcctttgttgtttaattttttgtcGCACATGTTACAATTGGTGCTACTACCACattatacatttcaattttcacataaatatcCATAGTTTTTTagctttttatctttttatgttCTGACTTTATTTTCTATGGAAAATAGAAACAGTAATGGAGTTGCTTCATAACTTCATTCATTTATAAACTCTTCTGATGTTTCTTACTTATTATCATTAGTTTGTCTTTTCGATTTAAAAGCTCTAGTTCTAAATATTATCTCAAGtagattttctaatattttagtatGTATTGTGTGATTCGGTTGTGCAGTGTTGTTTCAATTCCCCcactttttgttgtttttcttggACAATTTTCCAGATCCTGTTCCACTGAAATGTACTAGTCAATCGATCAATTGTGTCTTTTTCTGGTATAGCTGAATCCTTAGATTGAAGTGACTTGTTTCAAGcacaaaatttctttaaatagataaaatcatcattaaaataaataaaacttgaaataaatcaatttttactaAATACTTACTGAGTGAATCACCGTCATCCCAATACAAATCACCAATAGCATATTTCTTTTCATCACTAGCTACTAAAAGTtcaattttcgattttctggaTTCGGTAGTAGTATTTTTTGGTGCTTGTAATGGTACTATACAACCACCTCTAATTAATAATGGAATCGTATCTAATGGTGCATCCAGAGTAAATTTTTCTCCTTTACTATATGATCCTTCGAGGTTGTAAAAATCATACCAAGTACCTTTTGGTATATAAGCAGTAACTGTAACGTCAGAATCCTGAAAATGACGTTTTTtcactttaataaaaaattcattatttccacTGTTTTTACCTGTAAAACAGGGATTATCATTAATGCAGAACCCCACAAAAATTGAGTATCTATTCCATACGTATTCACATCTTCCGGAAAtctaaaatacaacaaaaatataaaaattaatactatgaattgtttatatttctcaatttctgTTCTAAAATTCCAATACTCACTCAAAGAATAATGGCCTTGCTACAGTTTCACCATTTACATGCGCTTTGTGAAATAATGTATACAGATAAGGTAATAGATAATATCTAGCTGTTAGAGCCTTTACGGATGATGCGATCACTTGCTTTCCTAGAGCTACAGGGTCTTGAtcctaaaataaaacaaatcaataCAGTTTACAAAggtgaaaatagtttttacatCCTAGGCAATTAAATcacaaaatactttatttctgttaaatgaattttgttGTACTTACAATACCATCATCGGTGTTATGGTTTCTAGAAAAAGGATAAAATGCTCCTAGCTGCATCCATCTATTACATAATGGAGCTGTTGTATTTCCGTTGAAACCACATATATCAGCTCCCATTAAAGGAATACCGTATAGGCTGAATGATAGAattcctaaaaaatatatttataatgaaaatataccGTAAGAAGATAAGaattaaaaatgttctattCAAGACAGTAgtaagttaaaaaatatattaattaacggtaataaatgaaacaaatcaaaaagaaatcattggaaGTGACTCAGATTCTAACAAGAGtatgatatataagaaaaatctaTGCCTAGACGAAAAAAATGAGGATAATTTTATAGCAACAATAGttagaaagaaaaatgataaaaatatgcTCAAAAGGAGCATGAGGCctaattgaatttcaatttgtaaaatttacAATGAGCAAATGGTTCAAAGCAAAATATATAAGTTATATTGTAGGAAAATTACCCAGTGGCAATTTCCTTtcacttgaaaaaaaataaaaaagatgtgTTTGTTCCAGGTTAGTTGTCGGTCCAGATGAATTCCAAGGTATTTTGCACTTTCTTTTTGCTGCAGAAGATGCCCgtttaatattaattacattTGGGTGTAGGTAACAtgaacatatttattttcattaacttttttttctccATGTTTTTAGTCACAAGGAAATGGCGTCAGAGTTAGTCGGCAATATATGAGAGACGTCTGCATATGTTGTGGTAGTTAATTTGTTGTGTGTGGGAATATCAGCTGTGTACATAAAATAGAGGATCGGGCCAAGTGCACTTCCCTGTGGAATTCCTGACATAATTGGATATAGAGTGGTGATGTAATCTTGGATTTTGACATGAAAGTGTCTGTTTTACAGGTAGGATTTTAGGAATTGTAAAAGGTTGTGCGGAAGGTTTTTCCTGTTACAAAGATTGAGATAAGCAAAATAAgtatcaaataaatgaatacaggTTGGATATTACagcaacaaaaatgaaaattaaattattaaatttactcAGTTTCTAGCAAAACCAAAATCCATAAAGAAAGTCTGTGATtaaatggaaattattgaaTAGTAGAAGTAGTTAAcaacaaaaatgaagaaaatatgattaaaaggAGCAATAACCTCAACTgaattagtaaaaattttacaaagattgaaaaaattaaaataagtattaaataaaagaatagaaattgGATTCTactaacaaaaatgaaaattaaatcacTAAATTGACTTAGTTTCTTACAGGAGCAAGTTCTATAAAGAAATTCTGAGACTAaatgaaaaagacaaaaattgttgaatagTAATAATAGTTGGAAACAAGAATGGTccaaaaaattatcaagaaacGACTAATCAAGTAGAGTAATGAAAGAAAAACCATCTAAAGGAACAATAAATTCAAGAGAACAAGTTATGTATGTCATATactatgaaaaaaacaaaataaatataaaataacagtaTAAGATTGAGATTATATTAACACCTCTACACATTTAATAATTACCTGGAATTGAAAACTTCATATCATCCCAAGAAGACCAAACATCTCCACTCCAGTGCCCCGCATAATGTCCCAAACCAGAGAATGACGACCGTGATATAACCATCGGTCTTTTACCTCTTATTTCTGCAAGAGCactgaaataaatatacaatgtaACTAAACATTATGTATAACTTTAActagataaattttttgaaggTTAATCAGTTAATATTATAAGCATTACTAGAACTACtaacatgaatatttaaaatacataCAAGCTGGTAACTATGGCCTCTGTGAGTCCATACAAATTATGAACATTGTAATGCAGCCCCGCATAATGCTTAGCAGCCATACACAACGTCTTATAGTAAATAATTCCACCGTCGACATATGGGAGATAGGGTGGATTGTCAAAAGTGGAATTTGAACAGCCATTATTTGTACccgaataaaaatttgacggtTCGTTCATATCGATCCAAGCTCCGTCGAATTGGATTGTTTTGtgcatattttttaacattaacGTCCAATAATCTACAGCATTTGGATTAGTAAAATCCGGCCATACAGTAGACACTCTATTCCACACCTGTAAGCATGCAAGTGCACATTAATTCTTTCAGTTTgggatattttatatttcacacCTTTCCTATAAAAGGTAATCCAGtggaatttttaacaaatatatccATTTCCATTCCTACATCGTATGGTGGGTAAGATCCCGGAGTTTCACTGGCACTAATGCCCGGATCAATTAGGGGAATGTAGTGCATACCCTTCAAATGCAACTCATTTACAAAACTTGGTAATTCCTTAAAATTGTTGTGATCATATGTGAAATCATTGCTAACATTCATATAATCCAAGTCATTCCATTGGGTATcctaagaaataaaattgtaatcTGAAAATGTGGATGTTTTGTAGAATATTCAAATCTACTCACCAATGGAATTCCAGCATCAATATTTCTTTGCATCActtttttggtttcatttaaAGTTTTATATCCAAACCTGCATAAATGGAATCCCAGACTCCAATATGGAGGCATATAAGGTCTACCAATCAGATCGGTATATTGGTTAATGACTTCAGACGGTGATGGTCccaaaaagaaatagaaatccAAAATTCCGCCAATGGTTCTAAATGTGATAGCTGGTGTGGGTTGTAAAATAACAtctatatgataaaaaatattaatattaattatcaaATGTTAAATAACTAtgattattggaaaatatgtaAATACTTGCCCATTGCAttactatttaataaaaatactccATGGCTTTTGGTAGAGTTTTCCATAACTAAATAAAATGGGTGGCTCccatataaatttttctaaaaagtaaataatgaaaattgcaATAAATTGCTTTTAGTATTAAATGCAGATCTTAAGAAACTAAATAGTTTGGGaattatttttagttctttAAAGTTACATTTGTTtacatatatacaaatttatgatagttgaaaatatttttttgtgccAAAAGCCTTTActataataaaagtataactttctattaaatattttgatttttttaaactaaaaaccCTTGTCCCACATTCCTCTTGTTATATAGACATCTGTATCTATGTATACTATTGTGTCCTCCTTTCTTGCTGCAATACTGGGGAACTCattgtttacagctgatctgttaatagCACTCcttttagaaatttcaaaatggGAATTGGCTGTAGCAAATATCtttgtattttattacatatgcttccaggtgtagtgctctggagtacCGTAGAACGATATAGAGGTTTCTCcagcattatctgctaagtctagcaCCTTTAGGTGTCCATTGAAGCGACGGAACTTCAACAGGTCTTCTGTTAATATTTGTAAGTTGTTCTTACTTGAGCTGATACATTATCTGGTCATAGTTTTCCAGGTAAGTCTGTGCCTGTCTTATCCCCTGTAGATTGTCCCCTATCTACTTTCTATTCAAATGCTTTTTCTAAGTTTTGTAGTTGATACCTCAGAGGGGTTTGTCTGCTCCTATTTTAGCATGTTTGTCAGCTATTTTGGTGTATCTCAGAATGCATTGcagggtaattttatttttcttgcctagcttGTTTAACTTATCCAGACACTCACCAAActagtttggattttatgatattggagcttagagctctgAAGACTGCTTGGTTATCGGATAGGGTGAATATAGCAATTTTAAGGCACTAGAATAGTCTCAAAAGTTGTTCAAAATAGCTCTAGAACATTTAAGAACCTTCTAGAATATTGTATAATTTAAATTCCAAATACAATGAACTTACATTATTTGTGGGAATTTCGTCATGATTAAATAAAGTGAACCTGGACCATTCTGTAGACAGTAGTAAATTAGATCTATGCTCTCCAATTCCATAAATGAATTTTGAGGGTAGTTTTGAACTAATTTGTAGCAACTGATTCGAATAGATTAAGTTCAAGAAATTATTAGAATCAaatctgaaataaaatgtttacatgatacaaaaaaaaacaatttttatcaaaaaatatggaaacataATTACTGcagtaattattatattttctctatcAAAGTTCTATATAATAGATCTTCCTATAACACAATAAGTCAAGATTAAATCAGTTTctttagtatttttttcaactatctATTAATCGGCAGTAGCTAAAAGTAggtaaaaattaacaatttaaagAAATCCATAAGATcttatagtaaataaaaaaaaataactatacaaTAAATCACCATGAGATGTATGAATTTTAATCAAGTAGCTGAGTTTATAAGTGTGagtttaaaagtttaaaacagATATTTATAAGCATTTTAAGAACTTTACGACTTACATAGTAGTATTGTCACTTTTTCTCATAACTTTAAAACCAGacttaaatatattaatttcgaAGATGTACGTTAAGGAAATTGAAGCTTTATCAACAATAGGAACTTCTGGATATGGCGATTcaaatctgaaattatttggatctacaatctaaaaaaattatcaagatCAATTGGGTTTTCAATAACCATCGACTTGAGGTTACCTTCACTCTTAATCTGGTCTCTGTTTCATATTTAACAATCATTTTCAAAACTTCTACATCATCAGGATAAGCTGTTCTATATTGCCTCTTCCAAAATGCTATCAATCCAAAACTAGTTTCAGTGATATTAATGATTTTATAAGTATTGTAATTTGGCGGGTAGAAACAGTATGGCACGTCAATTGGTTGATCAGg carries:
- the LOC130448953 gene encoding lysosomal alpha-glucosidase-like encodes the protein MKIREVIKSFKIRRNRQISSTNLVSFEAFYNDRKNKFSNIKEPCTKTNSFPSQNEEYAGGYVRFKETSEEKPVIRPSLPIVLVIFILTSVFIVLPIIYLINCFKFSFDNQEFYHRMTPAFFSNATKEYDTKKPQKFHDLPFPPSPDYNQCKLLKDIDKYDCFPEDDVDAEKCEARGCCWIPKPKNKPDQPIDVPYCFYPPNYNTYKIINITETSFGLIAFWKRQYRTAYPDDVEVLKMIVKYETETRLRVKIVDPNNFRFESPYPEVPIVDKASISLTYIFEINIFKSGFKVMRKSDNTTIFDSNNFLNLIYSNQLLQISSKLPSKFIYGIGEHRSNLLLSTEWSRFTLFNHDEIPTNNKNLYGSHPFYLVMENSTKSHGVFLLNSNAMDVILQPTPAITFRTIGGILDFYFFLGPSPSEVINQYTDLIGRPYMPPYWSLGFHLCRFGYKTLNETKKVMQRNIDAGIPLDTQWNDLDYMNVSNDFTYDHNNFKELPSFVNELHLKGMHYIPLIDPGISASETPGSYPPYDVGMEMDIFVKNSTGLPFIGKVWNRVSTVWPDFTNPNAVDYWTLMLKNMHKTIQFDGAWIDMNEPSNFYSGTNNGCSNSTFDNPPYLPYVDGGIIYYKTLCMAAKHYAGLHYNVHNLYGLTEAIVTSFALAEIRGKRPMVISRSSFSGLGHYAGHWSGDVWSSWDDMKFSIPGILSFSLYGIPLMGADICGFNGNTTAPLCNRWMQLGAFYPFSRNHNTDDGIDQDPVALGKQVIASSVKALTARYYLLPYLYTLFHKAHVNGETVARPLFFEFPEDVNTYGIDTQFLWGSALMIIPVLQDSDVTVTAYIPKGTWYDFYNLEGSYSKGEKFTLDAPLDTIPLLIRGGCIVPLQAPKNTTTESRKSKIELLVASDEKKYAIGDLYWDDGDSLNSFEEKQYSSITFELEENTLRSYATFIGSDIPPNLDRVAVLGIDDIIKEVSVNGFMHKNFDYNSKFKYLNIEKLDISLQAPLVISWK